One stretch of Hemibagrus wyckioides isolate EC202008001 linkage group LG01, SWU_Hwy_1.0, whole genome shotgun sequence DNA includes these proteins:
- the iffo1b gene encoding non-homologous end joining factor IFFO1, with the protein MPDLQRFSFPYSMNPLLGQSLPATHPHPQSSEMLSHPDSPTTMLPEVLLTAPHASILHLGEQPGLIADGISQSGLVYLPIAPSLHRAVPPPPAAMALRNDLGSNISVLKTLNLRFRCFLAKVHELERRNKILEKQLQQVLESNELACAESKETGVQTGFVGPIPLQTQNTNNSAKRPTTLFTPPLTTVLKLEPDDKTRASGYDSSSNPAVSSCAPSKAAAANTNNSNNAPNLNGAAARTGANPSNRFLPGTIWSYSPSRKWPANSEPRVITSPGVSWVHPDGVGVQIDTITPEIRALYNVLAKVKRERDEYKRRWEEEYTMRVEFQQKVTDLQEDLQESEVCQDELALRVDQLKAELVLFKGLMSNNLSELDSKIQEKAMKVDMDICRRIDITARLCDLAQQRNCEDPIKSFQVASPQSSISCRPRKQTIQPAYGSETDEPTSTSESDGGGVKEENVGTTSATQINEEMQRMLYQLRECEFDDDCDSLAWEETEETLLLWEDFPGCTLTSDPSHGEEECLEKVIKDTECLFKSREKEYQETIDQIELELATAKSDMNRHLHEYMEMCSMKRGLDVQMETCRRLITQTGESHSPCPGPGGGTEADDGTVTEKNVEGGR; encoded by the exons ATGCCAGATCTGCAGCGCTTCAGTTTTCCGTATAGTATGAACCCGTTGTTGGGCCAGAGTTTGCCTGCTACTCATCCGCATCCGCAGAGTTCAGAAATGCTTAGCCATCCGGACTCACCCACCACTATGCTCCCCGAGGTTCTTCTGACGGCTCCCCATGCCTCCATTCTCCACCTCGGCGAACAGCCCGGACTGATAGCGGACGGCATTTCCCAAAGCGGTTTAGTCTATCTGCCCATCGCTCCTTCTCTGCACCGGGCCGTGCCGCCTCCCCCTGCAGCCATGGCCTTACGCAACGACCTGGGCTCCAACATCAGCGTCCTGAAGACCCTCAATCTGCGCTTCCGCTGCTTTTTGGCTAAAGTGCATGAGCTGGAGAGGCGAAACAAAATTCTAGAGAAGCAGCTGCAGCAGGTGCTGGAAAGCAATGAGCTCGCCTGCGCCGAGAGCAAAGAAACTGGGGTGCAGACCGGTTTTGTCGGCCCCATTCCCCTGCAAACTCAAAACACCAACAATTCCGCCAAGAGACCGACTACTTTATTCACACCCCCCCTTACGACCGTGCTTAAACTCGAGCCTGATGACAAGACTCGGGCTTCAGGTTATGATTCAAGCTCCAATCCGGCCGTCAGCTCGTGCGCACCTAGCAAAGCGGCCGCGGCCAACACCAATAACTCCAACAATGCACCTAACCTGAACGGTGCTGCAGCCAGAACCGGCGCTAATCCATCTAACCGCTTTTTGCCCGGCACTATCTGGTCGTATAGTCCCAGCCGAAAGTGGCCCGCGAATTCGGAACCGCGGGTGATCACCAGCCCCGGAGTGTCATGGGTCCACCCGGACGGAGTCGGAGTGCAGATCGATACCATTACCCCGGAAATCAGAGCCCTGTATAACGTGCTGGCCAAAGTAAAACGGGAAAGGGACGAGTACAAGCGCAG ATGGGAGGAGGAGTACACCATGAGAGTGGAATTTCAGCAGAAGGTCACAGATTTACAGGAG gacCTGCAGGAGAGTGAGGTGTGTCAGGATGAGCTGGCCCTGAGGGTGGATCAGCTGAAGGCAGAGCTTGTCCTCTTTAAGGGTCTAATGAGCAAT aacCTGAGTGAGTTAGACAGTAAGATCCAGGAGAAGGCTATGAAGGTGGATATGGATATCTGCAGACGTATTGATATCACAGCACGTCTCTGTGACTTGGCACAACAGAGGAACTGTGAGGACCCCATCAAGAGCTTCCAG GTTGCCAGTCCACAGTCTTCCATTAGCTGTCGTCCACGGAAACAGACAATCCAGCCTGCTTATGGCAGTGAGACTGATGAACCGACCAGCACCTCAGAAAGCGATGGAGGTGGAGTAAAAGAGGAGAATGTAGGCACCACCTCTGCTACTCAAATCAATGAAGAGATGCAGAGGATGTTGTATCAGTT gcgTGAATGTGAGTTTGATGATGACTGTGACTCTTTGGCATGGGAAGAGACTGAGGAGACCCTGCTGCTTTGGGAAGATTTCCCAGGATGTACACTGACCTCAGACCCCAGCCATGGAGAG gaGGAGTGTCTTGAGAAAGTCATCAAAGATACAGAGTGCCTATTCAAGTCTAGGGAGAAGGAGTATCAGGAGACCATTGACCAGATTGAG TTGGAGCTGGCCACTGCAAAGTCTGACATGAACAGACACTTGCATGAGTACATGGAAATGTGCAGTATGAAGAGAGGACTGGATGTTCAGATGGAAACATGCAGGAGACTCATTACCCAGACTGGAGAGag TCATTCCCCGTGTCCCGGCCCTGGCGGAGGCACAGAAGCGGACGATGGGACGGTGACAGAGAAGAATGTAGAGGGAGGAAGATAA
- the gapdh gene encoding glyceraldehyde-3-phosphate dehydrogenase, with protein MVKVGINGFGRIGRLVTRAAFHSKNVEIVAINDPFINLDYMVYMFQYDSTHGRYKGEVKAEGGKLIIDGHAITVFSERDPANIKWGDAGAEYVVESTGVFTTTEKASAHLKGGAKRVIISAPSADAPMFVMGVNHEKYDNSLKVVSNASCTTNCLAPLAKVIHDNFVIIEGLMSTVHAITATQKTVDGPSGKLWRDGRGASQNIIPASTGAAKAVGKVIPELNGKLTGMAFRVPTPNVSVVDLTVRLEKPAKYDDIKKVVKAAAEGPMKGILGYTEHQVVSTDFNGDTHSSIFDAGAGIALNDHFVKLVTWYDNEFGYSNRVCDLMAYMATKE; from the exons ATGGTTAAAGTCGGCATCAACGG ATTTGGCCGTATTGGGCGTCTGGTGACACGTGCTGCCTTCCACTCCAAGAATGTGGAGATTGTGGCCATCAATGACCCCTTCATTAATCTGGATTACAtg GTGTACATGTTCCAGTATGACTCCACTCATGGAAGGTATAAGGGAGAGGTCAAAGCTGAGGGTGGCAAACTGATCATTGATGGACATGCCATCACAGTTTTCAGCGA GAGAGACCCAGCTAACATCAAGTGGGGTGATGCCGGTGCTGAGTATGTTGTGGAATCCACTGGTGTCTTCACCACCACTGAGAAAGCCTCT GCTCACTTGAAAGGAGGTGCTAAGAGAGTCATCATCTCTGCCCCCAGTGCTGATGCCCCAATGTTTGTCATGGGTGTTAACCATGAGAAATATGATAACTCCCTTAAAGTTGTCAG CAATGCCTCTTGCACTACCAACTGCCTGGCTCCTCTGGCCAAGGTCATCCATGATAACTTTGTCATCATTGAAGGTCTTATG AGCACCGTCCATGCCATCACAGCCACCCAGAAGACTGTTGATGGTCCTTCTGGTAAACTGTGGAGAGATGGCCGTGGTGCCAGCCAGAATATTATCCCAGCCTCTACTGGTGCTGCCAAGGCTGTGGGAAAAGTCATTCCTGAGCTCAATGG CAAGCTGACTGGTATGGCTTTCCGTGTCCCAACTCCCAATGTGTCGGTGGTTGACCTGACTGTCCGTTTGGAGAAGCCT GCCAAATATGATGACATCAAGAAGGTGGTTAAGGCTGCAGCTGAGGGCCCCATGAAGGGTATTCTGGGATACACAGAACACCAG GTGGTGTCCACAGACTTTAATGGAGATACTCACTCCTCTATCTTTGATGCTGGTGCTGGAATTGCCCTTAATGATCACTTTGTTAAGCTGGTGACATG GTATGACAACGAGTTTGGCTACAGCAACCGTGTCTGTGACCTGATGGCCTACATGGCAACCAAGGAGTAA
- the nppcl gene encoding C-type natriuretic peptide-like — protein sequence MLCSAVLAVLLLLAPLKPSHSRSLHTPDRAMQVIEQFLERYNDLLTLDDLDNLTSDQSEEPVQVFNSGVKVAENPKWIDIPVQNENSLVRLLKGALANQKRALSDRSRRGWNRGCFGLKLDRIGSMSGLGC from the exons ATGCTGTGCTCTGCTGTTCTGGCAGTGCTGCTCTTGCTGGCACCACTGAAACCCAGCCACAGCCGAAGCCTTCACACCCCTGACCGGGCCATGCAG GTCATCGAGCAGTTCCTTGAGCGTTACAATGACCTTTTGACCCTAGATGACCTGGATAATCTCAccagtgaccaatcagaagagCCGGTGCAGGTCTTTAATTCTGGTGTAAAAGTTGCCGAAAATCCAAAATGGATTGATATACCTGTGCAGAATGAAAACTCCTTGGTCCGTCTCCTCAAGGGAGCTCTGGCCAATCAAAAGCGAGCTTTGTCAGACAGGTCTCGGAGGGGTTGGAACCGAGGTTGCTTTGGCTTGAAGCTAGACCGGATCGGATCTATGAGTGGCCTCGGCTGCTAA
- the nop2 gene encoding probable 28S rRNA (cytosine(4447)-C(5))-methyltransferase, producing the protein MGRKFDPTTKVKRGPGRKARKQKGAETELAKILVDEDEPKKLSSRARKRAVKRAQGATAHKEEKQPKKGFSDDNSKWLTPATRKRKIDHSEGDEDSDSQWEEEEEDGDEVEDIEQGEKEQLEADDDDDDDEMVDDYGAMEESSEGAGEEEEEEEEEAGSDGEELLPIERAARKQKKRQKVAAQESEDEDDDDDDEEEEEEDEKMDDEEEEEEEDTVQANIDHIDGFKLPSAKEREKEGLLPLDLQSVHQRIKDNVDVLSNFNEKREEGRERAEYLSLLKSDLCTYYSYNDFLMGNLMELFPLSELIDFLEANEVQRPVTIRTNTLKTRRRDLAQALINRGVNLDPLGKWSKVGLVIFDSSVPIGATPEYLAGHYMLQGASSLLPVMALSPQEGETVLDMSAAPGGKTTYMAQLMRNTGVIVANDASAERLKSVVGNLHRLGVTNTIICNYDGRQFPKVMGGFDRVLLDAPCSGTGVISKDPAVKTSKDSSDILRSAHLQKELILAAIDSVNADSQTGGYLVYCTCSITVEENEWVVDYALKKRNVKLVPTGLDFGKEGFTRFKERRFHPSLKLSRRFYPHSHNMDGFFVAKLKKFSNTIPTAPAEENEEASTPETPATSEEKNSKPESKQQSKGTQGKDKETKQQSKATSNSNTRSPTAKKKPVVKGKKLKDEGPKKKMAKMDEQESKKGKTKEKLKVLKVDKDVTNESVTEKAEGTLLKKKTNKKNQKNLFKKRTNKMGKNTFKKLKNVQKQKQAGQ; encoded by the exons ATGGGGCGGAAGTTTGATCCCACCACCAAGGTGAAGCGTGGACCTGGACGCAAAGCCAGGAAACAGAAAGGAGCGGAGACCGAGCTGGCCAAGATTTTGGTGGACG AGGATGAGCCTAAAAAGCTGTCTAGCAGAGCCAGAAAACG TGCTGTGAAGAGAGCGCAGGGTGCCACTGCTCACAAGGAAGAAAAACAGCCCAAGAAAG GATTCTCTGATGACAACAGCAAATGGCTGACACCAGCCACACGAAAGCGCAAAATTGACCATTCAGAAGGGGATGAAGACAGCGACAGCCAgtgggaggaagaggaagaggatggtGATGAAGTAGAGGATATAGAGCAAGGAGAAAAAGAACAACTCgaggctgatgatgatgatgatgatgacgaaaTGGTCGATGACTATGGAGCGATGGAAGAGAGCAGTGAAGGagcaggagaggaggaggaggaggaggaggaggaggcaggCAGTGATGGAGAGGAG CTGCTACCTATTGAGCGAGCCGCGAGGAAACAGAAGAAACGTCAGAAAGTTGCAGCACAGGAGagtgaagatgaggatgatgatgacgatgatgaggaggaggaggaagaagatgaaaaaatggatgatgaggaggaggaggaagaagaggacaCAGTGCAGGCGAATATTGACCACATAGATGGGTTTAAACTGCCTAGcgcaaaggagagagagaaagagg GACTTTTGCCTCTAGACCTGCAGAGTGTCCACCAGCGGATCAAAGACAACGTGGATGTGCTCTCCAACTTCAatgagaagagagaggaggggagagagcGAGCAGAGTATCTCTCACTGCTCAAGTCAGACCTCTGCACCTACTACAGCTACAACGACTTCCTCATGGGCAATCTCATGGAGCTGTTTCCactctctgag CTGATAGATTTCCTGGAGGCCAATGAAGTTCAGAGGCCTGTCACCATTAGGACCAATACCCTTAAAACCAGGAGGAGAGACTTGGCTCAG GCTCTGATCAATAGGGGTGTAAATCTGGATCCTTTGGGGAAGTGGTCTAAAGTGGGCCTGGTCATCTTTGATTCCTCAGTTCCTATAG GTGCAACTCCTGAGTATCTTGCTGGACACTACATGCTGCAGGGAGCTTCATCACTGCTACCTGTAATGGCACTCTCTCCCCAGGAGGGGGAGACTGTGCTGGACATGAGTGCGGCTCCTGGGGGAAAGACCACATATATGG CCCAGCTGATGAGAAACACAGGAGTGATAGTTGCTAACGATGCCAGTGCTGAAAGGCTGAAAAGTGTTGTGGGAAACCTCCATCGCCTGGGagtcaccaacaccatcatctgtaACTATGACGGCAGACAGTTTCCCAAG GTGATGGGAGGTTTTGACAGAGTGTTGCTAGATGCTCCTTGCTCAGGTACAGGGGTAATCTCCAAAGATCCAGCAGTGAAAACTAGCAAG GACAGTTCCGATATTCTGCGTTCAGCTCATCTACAGAAAGAGCTGATTCTGGCTGCCATTGACTCAGTCAACGCTGACTCACAGACTGGTGGCTATCTCGTCTACTGCACCTGCTCCATTACG GTGGAAGAGAACGAGTGGGTTGTGGATTATGCCCTAAAGAagagaaatgtaaaactagTTCCCACAGGATTGGACTTTGGCAAAGAAGGCTTTACCAG ATTTAAAGAGCGACGTTTCCATCCTTCACTTAAGCTGTCACGGAGGTTCTACCCACATTCCCATAACATGGATGGCTTCTTTGTGGCAAAGCTGAAGAAGTTCTCTAACACCATCCCCACCGCACCTGCAG AAGAGAACGAAGAAGCCAGCACACCAGAAACACCTGCTACATCAGAGGAAAAAAACTCAAAACCAGAGTCTAAGCAACAGAGCAAAGGTACACAGGGaaaagacaaagagacaaaGCAACAATCAAAAGCCACTAGCAACAGCAATACCAGAAGCCCCACGGCCAAGAAAAAACCCGTTGTAAAAGGTAAAAAATTAAAGGATGAAGGTCCCAAAAAGAAAATGGCAAAAATGGATGAACAGGAATCAAAGAAAGGGAAGACCAAAGAAAAGCTCAAAGTCCTGAAAGTGGACAAAGACGTAACAAATGAGTCTGTGACTGAAAAAGCAGAGGGAACCTTGCTTAAaaagaagacaaataaaaagaatcagaagaatctttttaaaaaaaggacaaataAAATGGGGAAAAACACATTTAAGAAGTTGAAAAATGTGCAGAAGCAAAAGCAGGCTGGACAGTAG
- the gtf3c6 gene encoding general transcription factor 3C polypeptide 6: MEEEWEEEEQLVVAEFSGVIDSDVFCKRGGVCKIVGMSSEQPMVQVGRYVFAGEYEDALGTCVVFEEQPKDRTKSSSSPVLKYKCHTMKKLMLQRTFLSERKEGETSSGGIEVLSLNDGEVSGRSSTVCHYTLDPKELQTLNAGEDMSDQSDSEKTETVNEEEVTGENLAE; this comes from the coding sequence ATGGAGGAAGAatgggaggaagaggagcagctGGTTGTGGCCGAGTTCTCCGGAGTGATCGACTCGGATGTGTTCTGTAAGCGCGgcggtgtgtgtaaaattgtgGGCATGAGCAGTGAGCAGCCCATGGTGCAGGTGGGCCGCTATGTGTTCGCCGGAGAATACGAGGACGCCCTGGGGACCTGTGTGGTCTTCGAAGAGCAGCCAAAGGACCGGACAAAATCCAGCTCGAGCCCTGTGCTCAAGTACAAGTGTCACACCATGAAGAAGCTGATGCTCCAGAGGACTTTCCTGTCCgagaggaaggagggagagacGAGCTCCGGAGGCATCGAGGTCCTGTCTCTAAACGATGGGGAAGTGAGTGGAAGATCCAGCACGGTGTGTCACTACACTCTGGACCCCAAAGAGCTTCAGACGTTAAATGCTGGAGAAGACATGAGTGACCAGTCAGACAGTGAAAAAACAGAGACTGTGAATGAGGAGGAAGTGACGGGAGAAAACCTGGCAGAGTAA